A stretch of DNA from Candidatus Methylomirabilota bacterium:
GAGGGCGAGGACCTCCTCCGGATCTCGAACGCGGAGATGCGCCGCGTGCGCGGCAAGCGGATCGCGATGATCCTCCAGGACCCGCTCGCGAGCCTCAACCCCCTCTTCACCGTCGGCGACCAGGTGGCCGAGCCGATCCGCGTCCACGAGGGGGCGAGCCGAGGGAGCGCGTGGGACCGCGCGCGCGAGCTCCTGCGCGCGGTGCGCATCGCGGCGCCCGAGGCGCGCGTCCGCGAGTACCCGCACCAGCTCTCGGGCGGGATGCGCCAGCGCGTCGTCGGCGCGATCGCGATCTCGTGCGGGCCGCGCCTGCTCATCGCCGACGAGCCGACGACGAGCCTGGACCTGACGATCCAGGCGCAGTACCTGCGGCTCCTGCGCGACCTCCAGCGCGACCACGGTCTCGCGATGATCTTCATCACGCACAACCTCGGCATCGTCGCGAAGATGTGCGGCCACGTCGCGGTGATGTACGCGGGGCGCCTCGTCGAGGCGGGTCCCGTCGCGCGGATCTTCTCGTCGCCGGCGCACCCCTACACGCAGGCGCTCCTCGAGTCCATCCCGCGTATGAGCGACGGGCGCCAGCGCCTCACCGCGATCGACGGGCAGCCCCCGGACCCGGTGGCGCTGCCGCCCGGCTGCGCCTTCCACCCGCGCTGCCCGAAGGTCATGGACCGGTGCCGCGTGGAGGCGCCGCCCGAATTCCGGGTGGCGGAGGCTCAGGTCAGCCGCTGCTGGCTCTCGGGCTGAGATGGCCGGGCCCGTCCTCGAGGCGCTCCAGCTCACCAAGCACTTCCCCGTGCGGCGCGGGCTCCTGGCCCGCCAGACCGCCGTCGTGCGCGCCGTGGACGGGATCTCGTTCACGATCGAGCGCGGGCGCACGCTGGGCCTCGTCGGCGAGTCGGGGTGCGGCAAGACGACGACGGCCAAGCTCGTCCTGCTCCTCGAGACGCCGACCTCCGGCCTGCTCCGGTTCGACGGGCGCGACCTCCAGGGGCTGGACGCCGCGATGCACCGCGAGTATCGCCGCTCGGTCCAGGCGGTCTTCCAGGACCC
This window harbors:
- a CDS encoding ABC transporter ATP-binding protein, encoding MKLLEVRNLSTHYVSSRGTRVTRAVDDVSLAVDEGETLGIVGESGSGKTTLALSLLRLLPPAARNVGGEIWFEGEDLLRISNAEMRRVRGKRIAMILQDPLASLNPLFTVGDQVAEPIRVHEGASRGSAWDRARELLRAVRIAAPEARVREYPHQLSGGMRQRVVGAIAISCGPRLLIADEPTTSLDLTIQAQYLRLLRDLQRDHGLAMIFITHNLGIVAKMCGHVAVMYAGRLVEAGPVARIFSSPAHPYTQALLESIPRMSDGRQRLTAIDGQPPDPVALPPGCAFHPRCPKVMDRCRVEAPPEFRVAEAQVSRCWLSG